A window of Synechococcus sp. MEDNS5 contains these coding sequences:
- a CDS encoding sodium:proton antiporter: MTPERLGLLWGITVFAGAGARLLAALSGLQGVVLLLLSGLLIGRSGLGLVEPLDLGLGLETTVGLLVSLVLFDGGLNLRLPGDTIKATVLRISLLRLLLSLGAGVLAAHWLAGLGWSVAAVYSAIVLGTGPTVVTPIVQQIRLASPLGDVLEAEGLVLEPVGAVLALLLLELLLGNLHGWRELAIGLMSRLGGGVLIGLAVGWLLSEVLRRLPSEHSVGLRLQLTLGVLFLMFSIAEWLLPESGLPASVAAGVVVGRRPSTQAGQLDELIRELARLAITMLFPLLAADVSWAELSPLGWGGVSCVLVLMLVVRPAAVSVATVGLPLDWRQRLFLGWLAPRGIVTAAVASLFAIRLEQAGVLGAGRLQGLVFLTILMTVGLQGLTAQPLAKALGLIDQTPDPVNDTSLPAKPSEAAP, encoded by the coding sequence ATGACGCCTGAGCGGCTGGGATTGCTCTGGGGCATCACGGTGTTCGCCGGTGCCGGTGCCAGGCTGTTGGCTGCCCTTTCCGGGCTTCAGGGAGTCGTTCTTCTGCTCCTCTCCGGACTGTTGATCGGACGCTCCGGACTGGGACTCGTTGAGCCGCTGGACCTCGGGCTGGGGCTGGAGACCACGGTGGGACTTCTGGTCAGCCTGGTGTTGTTCGACGGCGGTCTGAACCTGCGTCTCCCTGGGGACACCATCAAGGCGACCGTGTTGCGGATTTCTCTGCTCCGTCTGCTGTTGTCTCTCGGGGCCGGCGTGCTGGCCGCACACTGGCTGGCGGGATTGGGCTGGTCGGTGGCTGCCGTGTACAGCGCGATCGTGTTGGGCACCGGGCCGACCGTGGTCACGCCGATTGTTCAGCAGATCCGTCTGGCATCGCCGTTGGGGGATGTGCTGGAGGCCGAGGGCCTTGTGCTGGAGCCAGTGGGTGCGGTGCTGGCCCTGCTGTTGCTTGAACTGCTGCTGGGAAATCTCCATGGCTGGCGTGAGCTGGCGATCGGGCTGATGTCCAGGCTCGGGGGCGGCGTGCTGATTGGCTTGGCCGTGGGCTGGCTGCTGTCGGAAGTGCTGCGGCGATTGCCTTCGGAGCATTCCGTGGGGCTGAGGCTTCAACTCACCCTTGGAGTGCTGTTTCTGATGTTCTCGATTGCCGAATGGCTACTCCCGGAGTCAGGACTTCCCGCTTCGGTGGCCGCCGGTGTGGTGGTAGGGCGTCGCCCCTCCACCCAGGCAGGTCAGCTGGATGAGTTGATCAGGGAATTGGCCCGGCTTGCGATCACCATGCTCTTCCCACTCCTGGCAGCCGATGTGTCCTGGGCCGAGCTCAGTCCCCTCGGATGGGGTGGAGTGAGCTGCGTGCTGGTGCTGATGCTCGTGGTTCGCCCAGCGGCAGTGAGCGTGGCCACCGTGGGACTTCCTCTCGATTGGCGACAGCGTCTTTTCCTGGGATGGCTCGCACCACGGGGAATCGTGACGGCTGCTGTGGCCTCGCTGTTTGCGATCAGACTCGAGCAGGCCGGTGTGCTCGGAGCTGGACGCCTGCAAGGTTTGGTGTTTCTCACAATCCTGATGACCGTTGGCCTTCAGGGCCTCACGGCTCAGCCCCTTGCCAAGGCTCTCGGTCTGATCGATCAGACACCCGATCCGGTCAACGACACTTCGTTGCCTGCGAAACCGTCAGAGGCAGCGCCTTAA
- a CDS encoding DUF1643 domain-containing protein yields the protein MICWSPDASFSSCGHYRWLLQRSLVEPLQAEVPRTLIFVGLNPSRASDHRDDPTLRRLMAFGTRWGYHRLVVINLFARISPSPEALQRCSDPIGDKTDAVLQCWMENWADKPFWDLWLGWGTRGVLFQRDQTVLARLALCLRRRKAGAGPLTLGTTRSGQPRHPLYVPGDRVPTPWACTVR from the coding sequence TTGATCTGCTGGTCTCCTGACGCATCCTTCAGCAGCTGTGGCCATTACCGCTGGCTGCTGCAACGTTCTCTGGTGGAGCCGTTGCAGGCTGAAGTTCCGCGAACGCTGATCTTTGTGGGGTTGAACCCTTCCCGAGCCAGTGATCATCGCGATGATCCCACCCTGCGACGTCTCATGGCGTTTGGAACGCGCTGGGGGTATCACCGGCTTGTGGTGATCAATTTGTTCGCGCGGATCTCTCCTTCACCAGAGGCGTTGCAGCGCTGCAGCGATCCGATCGGTGACAAGACCGATGCTGTTCTTCAGTGCTGGATGGAGAATTGGGCTGACAAGCCGTTCTGGGATCTCTGGCTGGGCTGGGGAACCCGAGGTGTCCTGTTTCAGCGGGATCAGACAGTGCTGGCCAGGCTTGCGCTCTGCCTCCGACGCCGTAAGGCCGGGGCTGGCCCCTTGACTCTGGGAACAACGCGCAGCGGACAGCCGCGCCATCCCCTCTATGTTCCAGGGGACCGAGTTCCGACTCCCTGGGCCTGTACGGTTCGCTGA
- the wecB gene encoding non-hydrolyzing UDP-N-acetylglucosamine 2-epimerase, with translation MAAKPRVTIVLGTRPEAIKLAPVIQEFRACSALETRVVLTGQHREMVTQVMDLFQLTADQDLDLMAPRQTLTHVTCAALQGLRDDFQAFPPQMVLVQGDTTTAFAAALAAFYEQIPVGHVEAGLRTDNLLDPFPEEANRRLISQVAQLHFAPTQRSQANLEASSVVGRVMVTGNTVIDALLRMAERAPELTDLPLDWANQRVILATVHRRENWGDRLRSIAEGMLAVLESHPDTTLLLPLHRNPTVREPLQDLLGSHPRVVLTEPLDYDRLVAAMKGCTLLLTDSGGLQEEAPALGKPVLVLRRTTERPEAVDAGTAKLVGTDNASIAQETARLLDDPAAYDQMARAVNPFGDGLASGRILQAALDLLVS, from the coding sequence ATGGCGGCCAAACCTCGCGTCACCATTGTGCTCGGCACGCGGCCGGAAGCCATCAAACTGGCTCCGGTCATCCAGGAATTCCGAGCCTGCTCGGCATTGGAAACCCGCGTTGTGCTCACTGGGCAGCATCGGGAGATGGTGACCCAGGTGATGGACCTTTTCCAGCTCACCGCCGATCAGGATCTCGACCTGATGGCCCCCCGTCAGACGCTGACGCACGTCACCTGTGCGGCATTGCAGGGGCTCCGCGACGATTTTCAAGCCTTCCCTCCGCAAATGGTGTTGGTGCAGGGAGACACCACCACGGCCTTCGCGGCGGCTCTTGCTGCGTTTTATGAGCAGATCCCTGTTGGGCACGTGGAGGCAGGCCTGCGCACCGACAACCTCCTTGATCCCTTCCCTGAAGAAGCCAATCGCAGGCTGATCTCCCAGGTGGCTCAGCTGCATTTCGCTCCGACGCAGCGTTCCCAGGCCAATCTCGAGGCCTCGAGCGTTGTCGGTCGGGTCATGGTCACTGGCAATACGGTGATTGATGCGCTGCTGCGCATGGCTGAGCGCGCCCCTGAGCTCACCGACCTGCCCCTCGACTGGGCCAACCAGCGCGTCATCCTTGCCACCGTGCATCGCCGGGAGAACTGGGGGGATCGCCTGCGCAGCATCGCTGAAGGAATGTTGGCGGTGCTGGAGTCCCATCCCGACACCACACTCCTGCTGCCCCTGCACCGGAATCCCACCGTGCGCGAGCCTCTTCAGGATCTGCTTGGTAGCCATCCACGCGTGGTGCTCACCGAACCTCTCGATTACGACCGGTTGGTGGCGGCCATGAAAGGTTGCACCCTTCTGCTCACCGATTCCGGTGGCCTGCAGGAGGAGGCTCCCGCCCTTGGTAAGCCGGTTCTAGTGCTCAGGCGCACCACCGAGCGTCCAGAGGCCGTTGATGCTGGAACAGCGAAGCTGGTGGGTACGGACAACGCATCGATCGCTCAGGAAACAGCCCGTCTCCTCGATGACCCTGCGGCGTACGACCAGATGGCCCGTGCGGTCAATCCCTTTGGAGATGGTCTCGCCAGTGGGCGAATTCTCCAGGCCGCCCTTGATCTGCTGGTCTCCTGA
- a CDS encoding type IV pilus twitching motility protein PilT, protein MKPSPTSSAKGSPSLEDIVRMAQDKGHSDVHLGVGEIPRFRARGEMLQTEWPITDPSTFHRWLREILTPQQIDLFQQTKEFDGSHAFPFVRVRINLLDSLLGPAMVLRLIPQTILTLEDLKLPEVLRELSSRPKGLVLVTGPTGSGKSTTLAAMIDWINRHQTRHILTIEDPVEFVHQSQRSLIRHREVGLHTLQFHNALRAALREDPDVILVGEIRDRETLSTALEASQTGHLVFGTLHTNSAVKTVERVLGLFAPEDQDSVRRSLSESLLGVIAQGLIRTNDGKRAAYHDILINTEACKDYIQRGALEEVEEIMERSGFDGMVTSNQSLLELVVAGRIQSQDAIAVSLKPNELSQAIRGRSA, encoded by the coding sequence CTGAAGCCTTCACCGACGTCGTCAGCCAAGGGATCACCAAGCCTTGAGGACATCGTGCGGATGGCCCAAGACAAGGGCCACTCCGACGTGCACCTCGGTGTGGGGGAAATCCCGCGCTTCCGCGCCCGCGGAGAGATGCTGCAAACAGAGTGGCCGATCACAGATCCGAGCACGTTTCATCGCTGGCTCAGGGAAATACTCACGCCCCAGCAGATTGATCTCTTTCAGCAGACGAAGGAATTCGACGGCTCCCATGCGTTCCCATTTGTCAGGGTTCGGATCAACCTCCTGGATTCGCTGCTGGGACCCGCCATGGTTCTGCGGTTAATTCCTCAGACGATCCTCACGCTTGAAGATCTGAAACTTCCCGAGGTGCTGCGGGAACTCTCGTCACGTCCCAAGGGACTGGTGTTAGTGACCGGACCAACTGGATCAGGAAAAAGCACCACTCTTGCGGCAATGATTGACTGGATCAACCGCCATCAGACACGCCACATCCTCACGATTGAAGACCCTGTGGAGTTTGTTCATCAGAGTCAGCGCTCGCTGATCAGGCACCGGGAAGTGGGTCTGCATACATTGCAGTTTCACAACGCTCTGAGAGCAGCGTTAAGAGAGGATCCAGACGTGATCTTGGTGGGTGAGATCCGTGATCGCGAAACCTTGAGCACGGCTCTCGAAGCATCCCAAACGGGCCACCTTGTGTTCGGGACGCTTCACACCAATTCGGCAGTAAAAACAGTCGAACGCGTCCTTGGGCTCTTCGCCCCTGAGGATCAAGACAGCGTTCGCCGCTCGCTATCGGAATCCCTTCTGGGTGTGATTGCCCAGGGGTTGATCCGAACCAACGATGGAAAACGAGCTGCGTATCACGACATCCTGATCAATACGGAGGCCTGCAAGGACTACATCCAGCGTGGAGCCCTCGAAGAGGTAGAGGAAATTATGGAGCGCAGCGGCTTCGATGGGATGGTGACCAGCAATCAATCCCTGCTGGAGCTGGTCGTAGCCGGACGGATCCAATCCCAGGACGCGATTGCCGTCAGCCTCAAACCGAATGAGCTGTCGCAAGCCATCCGTGGGAGGAGCGCG